From Terriglobia bacterium, one genomic window encodes:
- a CDS encoding MASE1 domain-containing protein → MAVAAAYFVAGKLGLRMAIVNPSATVVWPPAGIALAAFLVLGYRIWPAILLAAFLVNLTTAGNAATSLGIALGNTLEGVVGAFLVNRFAQGREVFDREENIVRFAILAGMGSTMVSATIGVTSLALGGFADWSRFGSIWSEWWTGDMTGVLVVAPVLVLWSTRPMTRGRPRISEATGLLLGLLLIGTSVFGGLFPPSATDYPLFLCIPFLLWASLRFTQRQAATATLLLSGIAVWGTMYGLGPFVRRSPHESLLLLQAFTGFMSVMTLAVAALVNQRRRVEEDLRHMAVSDSLTGLANHRRFIQVLEEELQRSQRTNRPFAVVLIDLDDLKGINDRHGHLVGSRALCRLADILRASCRFIDTAARYGGDEFGMILVETEGAAARGVAQRVCEQLAAEVETPSLSASAGVAAHPEDGESVEMLLRAADSGLYQVKGSNRHRRPSLLPIHAVPRQRK, encoded by the coding sequence GTGGCGGTTGCCGCCGCGTACTTCGTCGCCGGCAAGCTTGGACTGAGGATGGCGATCGTCAATCCCAGCGCAACGGTGGTGTGGCCGCCCGCCGGCATTGCGCTGGCGGCATTCCTGGTCCTTGGGTATCGCATCTGGCCCGCCATCCTGCTCGCTGCGTTCCTGGTGAACCTGACGACGGCCGGCAACGCAGCCACATCCCTGGGCATCGCGCTGGGCAACACGCTCGAAGGAGTCGTGGGCGCATTCCTGGTCAACCGCTTTGCTCAGGGTCGGGAGGTCTTCGATCGCGAAGAGAACATCGTTCGCTTCGCCATCCTCGCCGGCATGGGTAGCACCATGGTCAGCGCCACCATCGGCGTCACCTCCCTGGCGCTGGGCGGTTTCGCCGACTGGTCGAGGTTCGGATCCATCTGGTCGGAATGGTGGACAGGAGACATGACCGGAGTCCTAGTCGTGGCCCCAGTGCTCGTCCTCTGGAGCACGCGCCCCATGACACGCGGGCGGCCGCGTATCTCTGAGGCCACCGGCTTACTCCTGGGACTGCTTCTGATCGGCACCAGCGTCTTCGGAGGCCTCTTTCCGCCCTCTGCGACGGACTATCCATTATTCCTTTGCATCCCGTTCCTCCTATGGGCGTCGCTCCGATTCACGCAACGCCAGGCGGCGACGGCAACCTTGCTGTTGTCGGGGATCGCCGTCTGGGGCACGATGTACGGTCTTGGGCCGTTCGTCCGTCGATCGCCGCATGAGTCCCTCCTCTTGTTGCAGGCCTTCACCGGGTTTATGTCCGTCATGACGCTGGCTGTCGCGGCGCTGGTGAATCAACGCCGGCGGGTCGAGGAGGATCTGCGGCACATGGCGGTGAGCGATTCGTTGACCGGGTTGGCCAACCATCGTCGATTCATCCAAGTGCTGGAGGAGGAGCTGCAGCGCTCCCAGCGCACCAATCGGCCCTTCGCGGTCGTCCTGATCGACCTGGACGATCTGAAGGGGATCAACGATCGTCACGGCCATCTCGTGGGCAGCCGGGCCCTCTGCCGGCTCGCCGACATCCTCCGGGCCAGTTGTCGGTTCATCGACACCGCCGCTCGCTACGGCGGGGACGAGTTTGGCATGATCCTCGTGGAGACCGAGGGAGCCGCCGCCCGCGGGGTCGCGCAACGCGTCTGCGAGCAACTGGCCGCCGAGGTCGAGACACCGTCCCTCTCGGCGAGTGCGGGCGTCGCTGCACATCCGGAGGATGGCGAAAGCGTCGAAATGCTCCTCCGGGCAGCCGACAGCGGCTTGTACCAGGTGAAGGGCAGCAACCGGCATAGACGACCGTCCCTCCTTCCGATTCACGCTGTCCCCCGCCAGCGCAAGTGA
- a CDS encoding glycosyltransferase — protein MTADRNSPGDAARPLGPSASRGDDKPGTAAAPSAPVEFPHPQRERRKTPRISPIPPLPTPVPRLDDYEPVTGKPALDELRLIAGYLRGKTVKMVNSTAVGGGVAEMLHHLVPLLKELEVAARWEVITGGNDFFEITKGFHNALHGGEYQLTREAREIFLMSNEQNRERMQFEEDFVVIHDPQPAALIRARPSSHAHWIWRCHIDLSNPHPEVWGFLRPMIEQYDAAIFSSQSFARQLAIPQYLFYPCIDPLSEKNKELDESVVRQVCDECGIDHSRPIVTQVSRFDRLKDPLGVVQAYKLAKKYVDFQLVLAGGGAADDPEGAAVLQEVTVAANGDPDIIVLDLPPWCALEINALQRASTLIVQKSLREGFGLTVTEALWKGKPTIAAAVGGIPNQVIHNLTGVLIHSVEGCAYQIRYLLTHPEVARQLGKNGREHVKENFLVTSNLRRWLLLLQILSGQTSRKLS, from the coding sequence ATGACGGCTGACCGCAACAGTCCGGGAGATGCGGCGCGGCCGCTGGGTCCCTCCGCATCCCGCGGTGACGACAAGCCTGGCACCGCGGCCGCTCCCTCAGCGCCGGTCGAGTTTCCTCACCCCCAGCGGGAGCGACGCAAAACGCCGCGCATCTCCCCCATCCCGCCGCTTCCGACCCCCGTGCCGCGGCTCGATGACTACGAGCCGGTCACGGGCAAGCCGGCCCTGGACGAGCTGCGCTTGATCGCCGGCTATCTCCGCGGAAAGACCGTCAAGATGGTGAACTCCACGGCCGTCGGCGGAGGCGTCGCCGAGATGCTGCATCACCTGGTTCCCCTGCTGAAGGAGCTGGAGGTAGCCGCCCGCTGGGAGGTCATCACCGGCGGCAATGACTTTTTCGAGATCACCAAGGGCTTTCATAACGCGCTGCACGGAGGCGAATACCAGCTCACCCGGGAAGCCCGGGAGATCTTCCTCATGAGCAACGAGCAGAACCGCGAGCGCATGCAGTTCGAGGAGGACTTCGTCGTGATCCACGATCCCCAGCCCGCAGCTCTCATCCGCGCCCGCCCCAGTTCCCACGCGCACTGGATCTGGCGCTGCCACATCGACCTCTCCAACCCTCATCCCGAGGTGTGGGGATTCCTCCGCCCGATGATCGAGCAATACGACGCCGCCATCTTTTCCTCGCAGTCGTTTGCCCGGCAGCTTGCGATCCCCCAGTACCTCTTTTATCCCTGCATCGATCCTCTTTCGGAAAAGAACAAGGAGCTGGACGAGAGCGTCGTCCGCCAGGTCTGTGACGAGTGCGGCATCGACCACTCCCGGCCCATCGTGACCCAGGTCTCGCGCTTCGACCGGCTCAAAGACCCTCTGGGAGTGGTCCAGGCCTACAAGCTAGCCAAGAAGTACGTAGATTTTCAGCTGGTGCTGGCGGGAGGCGGGGCCGCCGACGATCCAGAAGGCGCCGCCGTGCTCCAGGAGGTCACGGTCGCAGCCAACGGCGATCCCGACATCATCGTGTTGGATTTGCCGCCCTGGTGCGCCCTGGAGATCAACGCCCTGCAGCGCGCCTCGACCCTGATCGTGCAGAAATCTCTGAGGGAGGGCTTCGGTCTCACCGTGACCGAGGCGCTCTGGAAGGGCAAACCCACCATCGCCGCCGCCGTCGGCGGCATTCCCAACCAGGTGATCCACAACCTCACCGGCGTCCTGATCCATTCGGTCGAAGGATGCGCCTACCAGATCCGTTACCTCCTCACCCACCCCGAGGTCGCCCGACAGCTGGGGAAGAACGGCCGCGAGCACGTGAAGGAAAACTTCCTCGTCACCAGCAACCTCCGGCGCTGGTTGCTGCTGCTACAGATACTCTCGGGTCAGACTTCGCGAAAACTCTCTTGA
- a CDS encoding DUF5752 family protein yields MLNPSPTRHSGAARQPFYFNSSAHLLRIGRQKASNLSELLQALRSCPDDSIFQHTFRTLEEHHFIPKGFSNDFAHWAFASCDEPALAERLAGVDVREFTSLADLRARIVEIVEEFTRRHPRSSQETVEEPFYFCAAEIVVLPTPFAARNLAEFADALARVSVHSIHHHFIEARLRLKLSSNDFSLWLQDELGLPDAARRLNRIDIYTATLEDVRRQIIYIVERALA; encoded by the coding sequence ATGTTGAACCCCTCGCCAACCAGACACTCGGGTGCGGCGCGCCAGCCTTTCTATTTCAATTCCTCCGCCCACTTGCTTCGCATCGGACGCCAAAAAGCATCGAATCTCTCTGAGCTGCTGCAGGCACTGCGCTCCTGCCCCGACGACTCCATCTTTCAGCACACCTTTCGAACGCTGGAAGAACACCACTTTATCCCCAAGGGTTTCTCCAACGATTTCGCCCACTGGGCTTTCGCCTCCTGCGATGAGCCCGCACTCGCCGAACGCCTAGCCGGAGTGGATGTGCGCGAGTTCACCTCTCTTGCAGACCTGCGTGCGCGCATCGTCGAGATCGTCGAGGAGTTCACGCGGCGCCATCCGCGCTCCTCCCAGGAAACGGTGGAGGAACCCTTTTACTTCTGTGCCGCCGAGATCGTCGTGCTGCCGACTCCCTTCGCCGCCCGCAACCTGGCGGAATTTGCCGACGCCCTGGCTCGCGTCAGCGTCCATTCCATCCATCATCACTTCATCGAAGCGCGGCTGCGCCTCAAGCTCAGCTCCAACGACTTCTCGCTGTGGCTGCAGGACGAGTTGGGCTTGCCCGACGCCGCCCGCCGCCTCAACCGCATCGACATCTACACCGCCACGCTGGAAGATGTCCGCCGCCAGATCATCTACATCGTGGAGCGCGCGCTGGCATGA
- the otsB gene encoding trehalose-phosphatase has product MQVTTEIMDREQFLAQLASARSAALLLDYDGTLAPFCVERDRATPYPGVPRLLEEIMNKGSTRVVMVTGRPAGEVVRLLGVYPYPEVWGAHGLQRLRPDGTCEMAVVNSEAQQALTGAAAWLEQLGLRQLAELKPGSVALHWRGLPEPTAAELRSKVLLLWVPISVRFNMELLDFDGGLELRVAGKSKTDAVQTILAEMGEDAAIAYLGDDQTDEEAFAALQPRGLAVLVRPEWRCTAASLWIKPPGELLDFLSQWLRARRMGR; this is encoded by the coding sequence TTGCAGGTCACCACCGAGATCATGGACCGAGAACAGTTCCTGGCGCAGCTGGCGAGCGCGCGCTCGGCTGCCCTTCTGCTCGATTACGACGGGACACTGGCGCCTTTTTGCGTGGAGCGTGATCGTGCCACCCCCTACCCGGGTGTGCCCAGACTGCTGGAGGAGATCATGAACAAGGGCTCCACCCGCGTGGTCATGGTCACCGGCCGCCCGGCGGGGGAGGTGGTTCGGCTGCTAGGCGTCTATCCGTATCCCGAGGTCTGGGGCGCGCACGGCCTGCAGCGCCTGCGGCCGGACGGGACCTGCGAGATGGCTGTGGTGAACTCCGAAGCGCAGCAGGCCCTGACCGGGGCCGCCGCCTGGCTGGAGCAGCTTGGGCTGCGTCAACTGGCCGAACTTAAGCCTGGGAGCGTCGCGCTGCATTGGCGCGGCCTCCCGGAGCCCACGGCGGCCGAGCTGCGAAGCAAGGTCTTGCTGCTATGGGTGCCTATCTCCGTCCGCTTCAACATGGAGCTGCTGGACTTCGATGGCGGCCTCGAACTCCGCGTCGCCGGCAAGAGCAAGACGGATGCCGTCCAGACCATCCTGGCAGAGATGGGCGAAGACGCCGCCATCGCCTACCTGGGCGATGACCAGACCGACGAGGAGGCGTTCGCCGCCCTCCAGCCCCGCGGGCTTGCCGTGCTGGTGCGGCCGGAATGGAGGTGCACCGCAGCCAGCCTCTGGATCAAGCCCCCCGGAGAACTCCTGGACTTCCTGTCGCAGTGGTTGCGGGCGCGCAGGATGGGCCGATGA
- a CDS encoding trehalose-6-phosphate synthase, which translates to MRLSLRLIVSLVLGISLVSTFFAFYEVRSEKQNRRNELQKRAEVLGDSLLEVIEPLMAKGSRPELQRIVARFGNRERLAGIAVYDTEGVPLAMTPGLAQKIATEPEVVRGAIAANRAQGTFLRIDDMPMHIYALPLHRNEAAIGGLAIVHDAAYINAQMQELWRNTFLHVLVQTLFIALITLLIVRWSIAGPIASVAQWMKALRTNRASTRQNFPDWDFFRPLASEVATFAESLKQARSAAETEARLRDAGESLWTPERLAVHVRSKLGGSRLFVVSNREPYMHMRKGKSVEMIVPASGLVTALEPVLRTCDGTWLAHGSGDADLETVDRHDRLRVPPDDPRYTLRRVWLSKEEEEGYYYGFANEGLWPLCHIAHTRPIFRTTDWEHYQQVNRRFADAVLEEMAGTETPVLLAQDYHFALLPRYVKEKRPEARVAIFWHIPWPNPEVFGICPVQRELLDGLLAADLVGFHIQSHCNHFMQTVDRALESRVDWEHFSVKRRGHVTLVRPFPISVEFQEPKPRAPVPDVSYSERNSLLKELGVDALYLGLGVDRVDYTKGILERLLAVERFLEKFPEYRGKFTFVQIGAPSRTHIKRYHDLYAEVEREAERISWRFQTESWKPIVFLKRQHSHQELQRFYRAADVCMVTSLHDGMNLVAKEFLAERHDEQGMLILSCFTGAAHELRDALLVNPYDIDQMAQAIHSALEMDSADRRARMRHMRKIVKEQNVYRWAGTLLADLCGVRLDMPEGLEASAGERASVA; encoded by the coding sequence ATGCGACTGAGCCTGCGGCTGATTGTTTCCCTGGTCCTTGGGATTTCTCTCGTCTCGACATTTTTTGCTTTCTATGAGGTTCGTTCGGAAAAGCAGAACCGGAGGAATGAGTTGCAGAAGCGGGCCGAAGTCCTGGGAGACAGCCTGCTCGAAGTCATCGAGCCTCTCATGGCGAAAGGCTCGCGCCCCGAGTTGCAGCGGATCGTCGCCCGTTTCGGCAACCGCGAACGCCTGGCGGGGATCGCCGTCTATGACACCGAGGGCGTTCCGCTCGCAATGACCCCAGGGCTTGCCCAGAAGATCGCCACGGAGCCGGAAGTGGTCAGGGGCGCCATCGCCGCCAACCGCGCACAAGGTACGTTTCTACGCATCGATGACATGCCGATGCACATTTACGCATTGCCTCTCCATCGCAACGAGGCGGCGATCGGCGGCTTGGCGATCGTGCACGACGCAGCGTACATCAATGCTCAGATGCAGGAGCTTTGGCGCAACACGTTTCTGCATGTTCTTGTGCAGACGCTGTTCATCGCACTCATCACCCTGCTGATCGTGCGCTGGAGCATCGCAGGACCCATCGCCAGCGTCGCGCAATGGATGAAGGCCCTGCGCACCAACCGGGCCTCGACACGTCAGAATTTCCCCGACTGGGACTTTTTTCGCCCTCTGGCCAGCGAGGTAGCCACCTTTGCGGAGAGCCTGAAGCAGGCCCGGTCGGCGGCAGAGACCGAGGCCCGGCTTCGCGACGCGGGAGAGTCGTTGTGGACCCCGGAACGCCTCGCCGTCCACGTACGCAGCAAGCTGGGAGGCAGCCGCCTGTTCGTGGTCTCCAACCGCGAGCCCTACATGCACATGCGCAAGGGCAAGTCGGTGGAGATGATCGTACCTGCCAGTGGGCTGGTGACGGCGCTCGAACCCGTGCTCCGCACCTGCGACGGCACCTGGCTCGCCCATGGCTCCGGCGATGCCGACCTGGAGACGGTCGACAGGCACGACCGCCTGCGCGTTCCCCCGGACGACCCGCGCTACACCCTGCGCCGCGTCTGGCTGAGCAAGGAAGAGGAAGAGGGCTATTACTACGGATTCGCCAACGAGGGACTGTGGCCGCTCTGCCACATCGCACATACCCGCCCCATCTTCCGCACCACCGATTGGGAACACTACCAGCAGGTGAATCGCAGGTTCGCCGATGCGGTGCTGGAAGAAATGGCGGGCACGGAAACGCCTGTGCTCCTGGCCCAGGACTATCACTTCGCCTTGCTCCCTCGCTATGTGAAGGAAAAGCGTCCCGAGGCGCGTGTGGCTATCTTTTGGCACATCCCTTGGCCAAACCCGGAGGTCTTCGGCATCTGCCCCGTACAGCGCGAGCTGCTCGACGGCCTGCTGGCCGCCGACCTGGTGGGCTTCCACATCCAATCGCATTGCAACCATTTCATGCAGACGGTGGACCGGGCACTGGAATCGCGCGTCGACTGGGAACATTTTTCCGTCAAGCGCCGGGGCCACGTGACCCTCGTCCGCCCGTTTCCCATCAGCGTGGAATTCCAGGAGCCCAAGCCCCGCGCCCCCGTCCCGGACGTGTCCTATTCGGAGCGCAACTCGCTGCTCAAGGAGCTCGGCGTGGACGCGCTCTACCTCGGCCTGGGCGTGGACCGCGTGGACTACACCAAGGGGATCCTGGAGCGCTTGCTCGCCGTCGAACGCTTCCTGGAGAAGTTCCCCGAGTACCGGGGAAAGTTCACGTTCGTGCAGATCGGGGCGCCCAGCCGCACCCACATCAAGCGCTACCACGACCTCTACGCAGAGGTGGAACGCGAGGCCGAGCGCATCAGCTGGCGCTTTCAGACGGAGAGCTGGAAGCCCATCGTGTTCCTCAAACGCCAGCACAGTCACCAGGAGCTGCAGCGGTTCTATCGGGCCGCAGACGTGTGCATGGTCACCTCACTGCACGACGGCATGAATCTGGTGGCCAAGGAATTTCTGGCCGAGCGCCACGATGAGCAGGGCATGCTCATCCTGAGCTGTTTCACCGGCGCCGCCCACGAGTTGCGCGACGCCCTCCTGGTGAATCCCTACGACATCGACCAGATGGCCCAGGCGATCCACTCCGCGCTGGAGATGGACTCGGCCGACAGAAGGGCGCGCATGCGGCATATGCGCAAGATCGTCAAGGAACAGAACGTCTACCGGTGGGCCGGCACCCTGCTGGCGGACCTGTGTGGCGTCCGCCTGGATATGCCGGAGGGCCTCGAGGCATCCGCCGGCGAACGCGCATCCGTGGCCTGA
- a CDS encoding CHASE3 domain-containing protein, with translation MSRFTLSLRRFTASDSAINIGFGIALAILVAIGVGALLSTDHLVQSQQWVTHTQEVVANLENLLSELNDAESARRGFILFGGERELDPYYLAVRSIPEKIKELQDLAVDDPHQQQRLASLEPLVRRRLAVLAESINLKRTRRPSASRQIELTDKGRRLTNRIAATIKNMEDEENKLLDERRDAARAKHRRTNSVLFVSSLASISLLIAVFLMLNVEISRRRQGEELMSGFFSASPVGLTILDLDLRYQRINQTMASISNVPAQEHIGKTAQEILRELTPQFEAPLMEVMVSQKPVMNWEISGPRPGRPEEIGFWEAAFFPVTDGKGNIQQLGAVVLDVTERTRAEESLRRLSGRLLKLQDEERRRIARELHDSIGQSIAAIKMNLETVEGHTGATEPSVRKVLSQSLALAEQCSKDMRTISYLLHPPLLDELGLVSAIRWFADGFAERSGIRVELDLPPVLERLPQDSETALFRIVQESLTNIHRHAGSPTATVSLYSDAEFVTLEVKDEGRGIPPELLHSSFNGKNSVFGVGINGMKERIRQLGGQLDITSNDHGTTVQAILPSGGQS, from the coding sequence TTGAGTCGCTTTACGCTGTCGTTGCGTCGTTTCACAGCGTCGGACAGTGCGATCAATATCGGGTTCGGGATCGCGCTGGCCATCCTCGTCGCTATTGGTGTGGGCGCACTTCTGTCCACCGACCACCTCGTGCAGAGCCAGCAATGGGTCACTCATACCCAGGAAGTCGTCGCCAACCTGGAAAACCTGCTTTCTGAACTGAACGACGCGGAAAGTGCCCGCCGCGGATTCATTCTGTTCGGGGGCGAGCGCGAGCTGGATCCCTACTATCTGGCGGTGCGGTCCATCCCTGAGAAGATCAAGGAGCTACAGGACCTTGCGGTGGACGATCCCCATCAGCAGCAGCGCTTGGCTTCTCTCGAACCCCTGGTCCGACGTCGGCTTGCGGTGCTGGCTGAATCCATCAACTTGAAACGGACGCGAAGGCCCAGCGCCAGCCGGCAGATCGAGCTCACCGACAAGGGCAGGCGGCTTACCAATCGGATCGCCGCCACCATCAAGAACATGGAAGACGAGGAGAACAAACTCCTGGATGAGCGGAGAGATGCGGCGCGCGCCAAGCATCGGCGGACCAACAGCGTGCTGTTTGTGAGTAGCCTGGCGAGCATTTCTCTCCTGATCGCTGTCTTCCTCATGCTGAATGTGGAGATCAGCCGCCGACGCCAGGGAGAGGAGCTGATGAGCGGTTTCTTCTCAGCTTCCCCGGTCGGCTTGACCATCCTGGACTTGGACCTGCGATATCAGCGCATCAATCAAACCATGGCGTCCATCAGCAATGTGCCCGCGCAGGAGCATATCGGAAAGACCGCTCAGGAGATCCTGCGGGAACTCACGCCGCAATTCGAAGCTCCTCTCATGGAGGTAATGGTCTCGCAGAAACCGGTGATGAACTGGGAGATCAGCGGCCCCAGGCCCGGCAGGCCGGAAGAGATCGGGTTCTGGGAGGCCGCCTTTTTCCCGGTGACGGACGGCAAGGGAAACATCCAGCAGCTTGGCGCGGTGGTCTTGGACGTGACCGAACGCACGCGAGCAGAGGAGTCTCTGCGCCGGCTCAGCGGTCGGCTGCTGAAATTGCAGGACGAGGAGAGACGGCGCATCGCCCGGGAGTTGCATGACAGCATCGGCCAGTCCATTGCCGCCATCAAGATGAATCTCGAGACCGTCGAAGGCCACACCGGCGCCACTGAGCCCAGCGTACGAAAGGTGCTGTCGCAAAGCCTGGCCCTTGCCGAGCAGTGCTCCAAGGATATGCGCACCATCTCGTATCTGCTGCATCCGCCACTGCTGGATGAGTTGGGCCTGGTCTCCGCCATCCGCTGGTTTGCCGACGGTTTTGCAGAGCGCAGCGGGATCCGCGTCGAACTGGATCTGCCCCCGGTTCTTGAGCGGCTGCCGCAGGATTCCGAGACCGCCCTGTTTCGCATCGTCCAGGAGAGCCTCACAAACATTCACCGGCACGCGGGCAGCCCGACGGCGACCGTGTCCCTCTACTCCGACGCAGAGTTTGTGACCCTGGAGGTCAAGGACGAGGGTCGCGGGATCCCGCCCGAGCTGCTTCATTCTTCTTTCAACGGGAAGAATTCGGTGTTCGGGGTCGGCATCAATGGGATGAAAGAGCGGATCAGGCAGCTGGGCGGGCAGTTGGACATCACGTCGAACGATCATGGGACCACCGTGCAGGCGATTCTTCCATCTGGAGGACAGTCATGA
- a CDS encoding response regulator transcription factor: MSVYRILVADDHEVVRSGVRALIQAQAQLEICGEAQDGRDAVEKARELHPDLVILDFGMPILNGLDAARQILRERPHTEVLILTMHESDQVIREVLDAGARGYVLKSDAGRDLVAAVKALQQKKTFFTSKVSQMVLDGYLKGGVRPAGGKPANDRLTPREREVVQLLAEGKSTKEVAAILGLSVKTAETHRSNIMRKLSLHSVSELVRYAIRNNIIAA, encoded by the coding sequence ATGAGCGTATACCGCATTCTGGTCGCAGATGATCACGAGGTTGTACGAAGCGGAGTGCGCGCCCTGATCCAGGCTCAGGCGCAGCTGGAGATCTGCGGCGAAGCCCAGGATGGGCGGGACGCGGTCGAGAAGGCCAGGGAACTGCATCCGGACCTGGTCATCCTCGATTTCGGCATGCCCATCCTGAATGGCCTGGATGCTGCGCGCCAGATCCTGCGGGAGAGACCCCACACCGAGGTTCTTATACTCACCATGCACGAGTCGGACCAGGTCATTCGCGAGGTCTTGGATGCCGGCGCTCGCGGTTATGTCCTGAAATCAGATGCTGGCCGGGACCTGGTTGCCGCCGTAAAGGCACTCCAGCAGAAGAAGACTTTCTTCACCTCCAAGGTCTCTCAGATGGTGCTGGACGGCTACCTCAAGGGGGGAGTGCGCCCAGCCGGAGGCAAGCCCGCCAATGACCGGCTGACACCCCGGGAGCGCGAGGTTGTGCAACTGCTGGCCGAGGGAAAAAGCACGAAAGAGGTTGCCGCCATCCTGGGGCTGAGCGTCAAGACTGCCGAGACGCATCGCAGCAACATCATGCGCAAACTCTCGCTGCACTCCGTCAGCGAGTTGGTTCGCTACGCCATCCGCAACAACATCATCGCCGCATGA
- a CDS encoding recombinase family protein — MSFHGKSEDYSAPYAKTVALYARVSTLDQNCAPQLDDLRRFATQRFGKMHEYVDVGVSGAQRRRPQLDTLMQDARKRRFDVVLVWKFDRFARSVKHLVDSLDDFRALGIDFISYTEGVDTTTPSGQLLFHIMGAVAQFERDLIAERVRAGIAHARAIGKRIGRPRASIDAEKVIALRSEGKSLRKIANELGVPVSRVRRALAPSESTQQKQAQLDEVSG; from the coding sequence ATGTCTTTTCACGGTAAGAGCGAAGACTACTCGGCTCCTTATGCCAAGACCGTGGCCTTATATGCCCGTGTCAGCACCTTGGACCAGAACTGTGCTCCGCAGTTGGATGACCTGCGACGCTTTGCGACCCAGCGTTTTGGAAAGATGCATGAGTACGTCGATGTGGGCGTAAGCGGTGCCCAGCGTCGTCGCCCCCAACTCGACACTCTTATGCAGGATGCGCGCAAACGGCGCTTCGATGTGGTTCTGGTTTGGAAGTTCGATCGCTTCGCGCGGTCGGTGAAACACCTCGTGGACAGCCTCGACGACTTCCGAGCCCTGGGCATCGATTTCATCAGCTACACCGAAGGGGTCGATACCACCACCCCAAGTGGTCAACTCCTGTTTCATATCATGGGGGCAGTGGCGCAGTTTGAGAGGGACCTGATTGCAGAACGTGTACGCGCGGGCATAGCCCACGCCCGCGCCATCGGGAAGCGAATCGGAAGACCACGTGCCAGCATTGATGCTGAAAAGGTGATTGCGCTTCGCAGTGAGGGCAAGTCGCTCCGCAAGATTGCAAATGAGCTTGGCGTGCCCGTTTCGCGTGTGCGGCGGGCACTGGCTCCGAGCGAATCCACCCAACAGAAGCAGGCCCAGCTCGATGAGGTTTCGGGATGA
- a CDS encoding helix-turn-helix domain-containing protein → MKTPQLLTTKQAAEILAVPEGTLRYWRKSDVGPRWIKLEGTVRYDLADVLQYIERGRRTPSVRAHMEENDVSL, encoded by the coding sequence ATGAAGACACCTCAACTGCTGACGACCAAACAGGCGGCTGAGATCCTGGCCGTTCCGGAGGGCACTCTTCGGTATTGGCGCAAGTCGGATGTTGGTCCTCGTTGGATCAAACTGGAGGGTACAGTGCGGTATGATCTTGCCGATGTACTTCAATACATCGAGAGAGGTCGTCGGACACCTTCCGTGCGGGCACACATGGAGGAAAACGATGTCTCTCTATAA
- a CDS encoding site-specific integrase, translated as MSLYKRGRTWHYDFSMAGERYRGSTKETALSRARIVEALLMAEAKERGKSSVPRRAPILSEFANRFLTWVDGSDLEPGSKRYYRYGWEMIQETQVAGMHLDKITTDETSELRLGHSPANANNALRTLRRMLGKAAEWGLIRTAPRITLMKEHGRSTLIDRATETKLLAVAEQPLKDVLFILLDTGMRPAEVFRMRWEHVSWNERMIFIPFGKTRNSRRFVPMSQRVLDALLCRVAGKTEGWVLPSSQSKTGHIVTVEKQFLTARKKAGINPSVVLYSARHSFATQTLAATGNLAAVMKAFGHSDARTTMIYQHPGIEEIRRAVDQKNLAGMSQFASQSKTVQ; from the coding sequence ATGTCTCTCTATAAACGAGGCCGAACCTGGCATTACGACTTTTCCATGGCGGGCGAAAGATACCGTGGGTCAACCAAAGAAACGGCTCTCTCCCGCGCACGGATAGTCGAAGCATTGCTGATGGCAGAAGCGAAGGAGCGTGGCAAGTCGTCAGTGCCTCGTCGTGCTCCTATCCTTTCTGAATTTGCAAATCGGTTTTTGACATGGGTTGATGGCAGCGACCTGGAACCGGGCTCGAAGCGTTACTACCGCTATGGGTGGGAAATGATCCAAGAGACTCAGGTTGCGGGAATGCATCTGGATAAAATCACCACAGATGAGACGAGCGAACTTCGTCTCGGTCACTCACCAGCAAATGCCAACAACGCGTTACGTACGTTACGGCGGATGCTTGGCAAAGCAGCAGAGTGGGGACTAATCCGAACTGCGCCCCGCATCACACTAATGAAGGAACACGGTCGGTCAACTCTGATTGACCGTGCAACGGAGACCAAGCTCCTGGCTGTCGCAGAACAACCCCTCAAGGACGTGCTGTTTATCCTTCTCGACACGGGAATGCGGCCCGCTGAGGTTTTCAGAATGCGGTGGGAACACGTGAGTTGGAACGAACGGATGATCTTTATTCCGTTCGGGAAAACAAGAAACTCCCGTCGTTTCGTTCCGATGAGCCAGCGTGTCTTGGATGCTTTGCTCTGCCGCGTCGCCGGCAAAACTGAGGGTTGGGTGCTCCCTTCATCACAATCGAAAACTGGACACATTGTGACGGTGGAAAAGCAGTTCCTAACCGCACGAAAGAAAGCGGGAATCAATCCCTCGGTGGTCCTTTACTCTGCTCGGCATAGCTTCGCCACACAAACCTTGGCTGCAACGGGCAATCTGGCGGCAGTTATGAAAGCATTCGGACACTCCGATGCTCGGACGACCATGATCTACCAACATCCAGGCATCGAGGAGATTCGCAGGGCAGTGGACCAAAAGAACTTGGCTGGAATGTCACAATTTGCGTCACAGTCAAAAACTGTGCAGTGA